From one Rhopalosiphum padi isolate XX-2018 chromosome 2, ASM2088224v1, whole genome shotgun sequence genomic stretch:
- the LOC132919482 gene encoding chitin synthase chs-2 translates to MTSLQRLSFVPSVNNMSHQRLHDSDENSSDDDENSPLTQDLYGGSQRTLADTKAWDVFRDLPPRSDSGSMANQACLEFTIRVLKILAYLTTFIVVLCCGVISKISMFFMTSQIRSDRVVTFCNKDLSRDKFYVVNLPTEERVAWIWCLLLAFIVPEIGTFIRSLRICFFKSCKRPPLFDFVFVLIMETLHVFGLVLLVYVVLPNLDVVKGAMLTNCLCFVPALLNLLSRTTKGCKTNSEKSEIYAKVLMDVIAVGSQATGFFLWPLLHPEKQMNNLAIPISVFCISCGYWENYTTKNTFFGFMKFAYHIKDRMRRTRYFIYMLMSVWKMLCFMCFMLVVMFFKGENVSQIFSLVNAGFSQHKIQVLEVNQVTRSGTILPDLADIVTTGDSVDIDAEYVTALHVLLLQIISAYLCYIFGKFACKIMIQGFSYAFPVNLTVPVTMSVLIIACGLRHDDPCFFHNSIPDYLFFDSPDVNFLNNFITKEHVWVWLLWLLSQTWVTLHIWTPKCERLATTEKLFARPMYDSLLIDQSLGMNRRWNDEKDVKTEDLADRDKEPDEYYETISVHTDVSSTAPKTVKKSDSITRIYACATMWHETHEEMMEMLKSILRMDEDQCARRVAQKYLRVVDPDYYEFETHIFMDDGFEISDENDDWNQVNRFVKLLVSTIDEAATHVHETNIRIKPPTKYPAPYGGRLVWTLPGKTKLTVHIKDKSKIRHRKRWSQVMYMYYLLGHRLMELPISVERKEVIAENTFLLTLDGDIDFQPHAVRLLIDLMKKNKNLGAACGRIHPIGGGPLAWYQVFEYAIGHWLQKATEHMIGCVLCSPGCFSLFRGKALMDDNVMKRYTLKSDEARHYVQYDQGEDRWLCTLLLQRGYRVEYSAASDAYTHCPESFNEFYNQRRRWVPSTMANIMDLLMDYKKTIKINDNISMPYISYHIMLMGGTILGPGTIFLMLVGAFVAVFHIDNWTSFYYNIIPIVLFVFVCFTCKSNIQLLLAQILSALYALVMMAVIVGTALQLGEDGIGSPSAIFLIAMMSSFIIAALLHPQEFSCIIYFGIYWLSIPSMYLLLILYSIINLNIVTWGTREVQVKRTKKEMEAEKKAAEESEKKNKQKSMLGFLQNWDPNEDNEEGSFELSFAGLFKCMFCTYQKPVNEGQQLVRIADSLEGLGKRMDHIERGMIDPTSVNRKRNASTSSVPHQIALDPVQEETSQNEHSDTETDEESLEPKVERNDDINPFWIEDKALRKGPVAFLSTAEQQFWRDLIDKYLYPIDEDKDEKARIASDLIELRNKSVFSFFMINALFVLIVFLLQLNKDKLHLDWPIGVKTNITTIAETSEIIISKEYLHLEPIGLVFVFFFAFIIVVQFTAMLFHRFGTLSHILASTDLNLCCNKKTEDLTHDGLLDKQAVVIVKHLQRLRGINGDYDNESGSSGDNAVGRRRTIYNLEKQRQKTRTIGTLDVAFRKRFLQMKMGEDEDEPQGGTPVLGRKLTMGKEVRQALEVRRRSMQAERRKSQMQTLGASHAFNQTQRQSNAGISVKDIFKGSQNLAYERDDGDGDDRLPMHAIN, encoded by the exons ATGACGTCTCTTCAGCGTTTGTCGTTCGTTCCATCCGTGAATAACATGTCTCACCAAAGACTTCACGACAGTGACGAAAATTCTTCGGACGATGACGAAAATTCACCTTTAACCCAAGACTTATATGGTGgaag TCAAAGGACTTTGGCAGATACTAAAGCATGGGACGTTTTTCGAGATTTGCCTCCACGCAGTGACAGTGGATCTATGGCTAACCAAGCATGTCTCGAATTTACTATACGTGTGCTGAAAATCCTAGCATATTTGACCACATTCATTGTTGTCCTATGCTGTGGCGTTATTTCCAAAATTAGTATGTTCTTCATGACATCTCAAATCAGGTCCGATCGTGTTGTCACATTCTGCAATAAGGacctaa GTCGTGATAAATTTTATGTTGTCAACCTTCCAACGGAAGAACGTGTAGCATGGATATGGTGTTTGCTGTTAGCATTTATCGTTCCAGAAATTGGAACTTTTATAAGATCATTGAGAATTTGTTTTTTCAAGTCGTGTAAAAGGCCTCCTTTAttcgattttgtttttgtgCTCATTATGGAAACTCTTCACGTATTTGGCTTAGTTTTGCTTGTGTATGTCGTACTACCAAATTTAGACGTCGTCAAAGGTGCGATGCTTACCAATTGTCTTTGTTTCGTACCAGCTTTGCTCA ATTTATTATCAAGGACAACGAAGGGTTGTAAAACGAATTCAGAAAAGTCTGAAATATACGCCAAAGTGTTAATGGATGTGATTGCCGTAGGATCACAAGCCACTGGTTTCTTTTTATGGCCATTGTTACACCCGGAAAAGCAAATGAATAACCTTGCAATCCCAATTTCAGTATTTTGCATTTCTTGTGGTTATTGGGAAAATTATACaaccaaaaatacattttttg gaTTTATGAAGTTTGCATATCATATAAAAGACCGAATGAGAAGAACGCGTTATTTCATATATATGCTAATGTCTGTTTGGAAAATGTTATGTTTCATGTGCTTCATGTTGGTTGTTATGTTCTTTAAGGGTGAAAATGTTAGTCAAATCTTTTCATTAGTCAACGCTGGATTTTCACAACACAAAATACAAGTTCTCGag GTAAATCAAGTAACACGAAGTGGAACAATTTTACCAGACCTTGCTGATATAGTTACAACTGGAGATTCAGTTGACATTGATGCAGAATACGTAACTGCCCTACACGTACttcttttacaaattatttcggCATATCTTTGTTATATATTTG GTAAATTTGCTTGCAAAATTATGATTCAAGGATTTAGTTATGCATTCCCAGTAAATCTAACAGTACCAGTCACAATGTCTGTATTAATAATCGCATGTGGTTTGCGTCACGACGACCCTTGTTTTTTCCATAACTCTATtccagattatttatttttcgattcaCCTGATGTCAATTTcttgaataattttatcacTAAGGAA CACGTATGGGTATGGCTATTGTGGCTTCTATCTCAAACTTGGGTAACGTTACATATTTGGACACCTAAATGTGAACGTCTAGCAACTACTGAAAAGCTTTTCGCTAGACCTATGTACGATTCTTTGCTGATAGATCAATCGTTGGGAATGAACAGGAGATGGAACGACGAAAAAGACGTAAAAACTGAA GACTTAGCCGACCGAGATAAAGAACCAGatgaatattatgaaacaatatCTGTGCATACAGATGTAAGCAGTACAGCCCCTAAGACTGTGAAGAAATCTGACAGTATTACTAGAATTTACGCTTGTGCGACTATGTGGCACGAAACACACGAGGAAATGATGGAGATGTTAAAGTCGATCCTCCGAATGGACGAAGATCAGTGTGCCCGTCGAGTGGCCCAGAAATATTTGCGAGTAGTTGATCCGGACTATTATGAATTTGAAA CTCACATATTCATGGATGACGGGTTCGAAATCAGTGATGAAAACGATGATTGGAATCAAGTGAATAGGTTCGTGAAGCTTCTAGTTAGTACAATTGACGAGGCAGCAACTCACGTGCATGAAACAAATATACGTATCAAACCACCGACTAAGTATCCTGCTCCGTATGGTGGCCGTTTAGTATGGACGTTACCTGGAAAAACTAAGCTCACCGTACACATCAAAGACAAATCCAAAATCCGACACAGAAAACGATGGAGTCAGGTTATGTACATGTACTACTTACTTGGCCATCGATTAATGGAATTGCCGATTTCTGTTGAACGGAAAGAAGTCATTGCggaaaatacgtttttattgaCGCTCGATGGTGATATTGATTTCCAACCACATGCGGTTAGGCTTTTGATTGATTTaatgaagaaaaataaaaatttgggaGCCGCCTGTGGAAGAATCCATCCAATTGGAGGAG gtccATTGGCGTGGTATCAAGTTTTTGAATACGCCATTGGTCATTGGCTCCAAAAAGCTACTGAACACATGATCGGTTGCGTTCTTTGTAGTCCTGGGTGTTTCTCACTATTCAGAGGCAAAGCTCTTATGGACGATAACGTGATGAAAAGATATACATTAAAATCTGATGAAGCCAGACATTACGTGCAATATGATCAag gcGAAGACAGATGGCTGTGTACATTGCTATTACAGAGAGGATATCGAGTAGAATATTCAGCTGCTAGCGACGCGTATACTCACTGTCCGGAAAGCTTCAATGAGTTTTATAATCAGCGAAGAAGGTGGGTACCGTCGACAATGGCGAACATCATGGACTTGCTTATGGATTACAAgaaaacgattaaaataaatgataatatttcaatgcCCTACATCAGCTaccat ATCATGTTAATGGGAGGTACTATTTTAGGACCGGGAACTATATTCCTTATGTTGGTGGGAGCCTTTGTGGCTGTGTTTCATATTGACAATTGGaccagtttttattataatattataccgataGTATTGTTTGTTTTCGTATGCTTCACATGCAAATCAAATATACAG CTATTATTGGCGCAAATTCTATCAGCTCTATACGCGTTAGTGATGATGGCCGTTATTGTCGGTACAGCTCTACAGCTGGGCGAAGACGGTATCGGATCGCCAtctgcaatatttttaattgccatGATGAGTTCGTTTATAATAGCAGCTCTTCTTCATCCACAAGAGTTCTCTTGTATTATATACTTCGGTATATATTGGCTATCCATTCCATCTATGTATTTGCTTTTAATATTGTACTCCATTATTAATCTCAACATTGTCACATGGGGTACGAGAGAGGTTCAAGTAAAAAGAACTAAAAAAGAAATGGAAGCAGAAAAAAAAGCCGCCGAAGAGTCGgaaaagaaaaacaaacaaaagtcAATGCTTGGGTTCTTGCAAAATTGGGATCCTAACGAGGACAACGAAGAGGGGTCGTTTGAACTATCATTCGCTGGACTATTCAAATGTATGTTTTGTACTTATCAAAAACCCGTAAACGAAGGTCAACAGCTGGTGAGAATAGCTGATTCATTAGAAGGTCTAGGTAAACGAATGGATCACATTGAAAG GGGTATGATAGATCCAACATCAGTGAACCGTAAGAGAAACGCTTCGACTAGTAGCGTTCCTCATCAGATTGCTCTGGACCCGGTCCAAGAAGAAACTTCCCAGAATGAACACTCGGATACAGAGACTGACGAAGAATCTTTAG AACCCAAAGTAGAACGTAACGATGACATCAATCCTTTCTGGATTGAAGACAAAGCTCTGCGAAAGGGTCCGGTGGCGTTTTTATCCACAGCTGAACAACAGTTCTGGCGGGATCTGattgacaaatatttatatccGATCGATGAAGATAAAGATGAAAAGGCTCGAATCGCATCAGACTTGATCGAACTGAGAAACAAATCTGTATTCTCGTTTTTCATGATCAACGCTCTGTTCGTACTCATTGTTTTTTTGCTCCAATTGAACAAGGATAAACTTCATTTGGACTGGCCCATCGGCGTAAAGACAAATATAACGACTATTGCAGAGACGTCTGAG ATCATTATCAGCAAAGAATACTTACACTTGGAACCCATAGGTTTGGTGTTCGTGTTTTTCTTTGCATTCATTATAGTAGTTCAATTTACCGCCATGTTGTTCCATCGATTCGGTACTTTGTCTCACATACTTGCCTCGACGGACCTAAACTTATGTTGCAACAAAAAG ACTGAAGATTTGACCCACGACGGTCTACTAGACAAACAAGCAGTCGTCATCGTCAAACACCTCCAACGTTTGAGGGGTATTAATGGCGACTACGATAATGAGTCCGGATCCAGTGGTGATAACGCCGTGGGCCGCCGTCGAACAATTTACAACTTGGAAAAACAAAGGCAAAAGACCCGAACAATTGGCACACTGGACGTGGCTTTCCGCAAGAGATTCTTACAGATGAAAATGGGAGAGGACGAAGATGAACCACAAG GTGGCACGCCGGTTTTGGGCCGAAAACTAACGATGGGCAAGGAAGTTCGACAAGCACTCGAGGTGAGAAGACGGTCCATGCAGGCGGAGAGGCGTAAATCTCAGATGCAAACGCTAGGCGCGAGCCACGCGTTCAACCAAACACAGCGGCAATCGAACGCGGGAATCAGCGTTAAGGACATATTCAAAGGTAGCCAAAACCTGGCATACGAACGCGACGATGGTGATGGAGACGACCGGCTACCCATGCACGCCATCAACTGA